The following coding sequences are from one Sebaldella sp. S0638 window:
- a CDS encoding autotransporter domain-containing protein, with translation MKIKSRKVMNYIFLLLAVNSLSISKETRDTDNSEFLILGTQYKKSDKNTGSSSNNNSDVPINGGDDSDDSNVPDDGGDDSDDSNVPDDGGDDSDDSNVPDDGGDDSDDSNVPDDGGDDSDISIAVIKENGIVKAEKEISGDKLDYEVSENIIAEDNIGLWAVDRNTNVMNKYNIESNYTDSDTMKFSAEISENAGFINNGTITGNRGGVYLYSGGMMTNNGLINNTGEYGMYISENKSVGTNNGVVSNGGMYGVYVKDGGNAVNSESGEISNTGNNGMSVDGTGSNILNSGIIKNTGQNGMYIINGGSGINRGTIINKGDYGIYVNGEGSNLVNEETGIIDNSGSYGIYLENSANGVNLGTISNSKYGIYTTSAAIAENKGDIAVTSYGMYAEDSSVIINEESGHIRAGDMYSMYITENSSGYNYGEIKSRSNTAVAIGEGATFINEESGIISAWGSYGIYASQGGYARNNGRIEGADKAVYVTMGGTFINEERGVISNSGNYGIDASKSNIENKGIIENGGNYGMIGNDGYTMNSGEIINNGSYGMVTQALNENSESLNSGLVKNNGKYGVQVLASNKKTVLFENTETGIIANKGDYGIYVSISSDGEVVNNGLIQNTGNYGIYSASGGNSEIINNGTIHLTGDNKTGVYVSNSDFTNNGVIQIDGNNATGIKAENNSIVRIGQDSQIILNGNDPITQANTDFSNPDSNTNSGGKAYDLDATSTLINAGTIVSSGNFTVEDNGKFVLDTDTGGIEAATLNLEGDMYVNAEGTTDSSENSYVFDSINVHNVTGAGNVVSDSYLFTASMQQKTDDYSIILERKNFGDVFKGELGNVLEKNYLGSENNSEQNKLYNSLKKNVTSEAKAKTAEQEITGASLTANLAYQQFEQNKMLEDGIFELLDRKSNVDHGLYLNFLGGKTKADTKENALGFDEDSYGFTAGIMKKVGESTSIGGFVGYLDSDIDYKDSGESNQSTNTWTVKGALEQEITDKLVWTSTLGYNISSTDTKRKITYDNSNKEVKGDFDSWSVNGRTELKYTYDITDRINLKPMLGISLDYLSQDGYSEKGIGYNLNVDSADALFSETGGGLGVGNIAV, from the coding sequence ATGAAAATAAAATCTAGAAAAGTAATGAATTATATATTTTTATTATTAGCGGTTAATTCTTTATCGATATCTAAAGAGACAAGGGATACTGACAATAGTGAGTTTTTAATTTTAGGTACACAGTATAAAAAGTCAGATAAAAACACTGGCAGCAGCAGTAATAATAATTCAGATGTTCCAATAAATGGCGGAGATGACTCGGATGATTCTAATGTTCCTGATGACGGAGGAGATGACTCGGATGATTCTAATGTTCCTGATGACGGAGGAGATGACTCGGATGATTCTAACGTTCCTGATGATGGTGGAGATGACTCGGATGATTCTAACGTTCCTGATGACGGCGGGGATGACTCAGATATCTCTATAGCTGTAATTAAAGAAAATGGAATAGTTAAAGCTGAAAAGGAAATTTCCGGAGATAAACTTGATTATGAAGTATCAGAAAACATAATCGCAGAAGATAACATCGGATTATGGGCAGTTGACAGGAATACAAATGTGATGAACAAATATAATATAGAGTCAAACTATACAGACAGCGATACAATGAAATTTTCAGCAGAAATATCAGAAAATGCCGGTTTTATAAATAATGGTACAATAACTGGGAATAGAGGAGGGGTATACTTATATTCTGGCGGAATGATGACAAATAACGGGCTGATAAATAATACCGGAGAATATGGTATGTATATTTCTGAAAATAAAAGTGTAGGTACAAATAATGGGGTGGTATCAAACGGCGGTATGTATGGTGTATACGTAAAAGACGGTGGAAATGCAGTAAATAGTGAATCTGGAGAAATAAGCAATACTGGAAACAATGGAATGTCAGTTGACGGAACAGGCAGTAATATACTAAATTCAGGAATAATAAAGAACACCGGACAGAATGGTATGTACATAATAAACGGCGGAAGCGGGATAAATAGAGGAACAATTATTAATAAAGGTGATTACGGTATATATGTGAATGGCGAAGGCTCAAATTTGGTAAATGAAGAAACAGGAATAATAGATAATTCAGGTAGTTATGGAATATATTTAGAGAATTCTGCTAACGGGGTAAATTTAGGAACAATATCAAATTCTAAGTATGGAATCTATACAACCTCTGCAGCAATAGCAGAAAATAAAGGAGATATTGCAGTCACTAGTTATGGTATGTATGCTGAAGATTCTTCTGTGATTATAAATGAAGAATCAGGTCATATTCGAGCTGGAGATATGTATAGTATGTATATTACTGAAAATAGTTCCGGGTATAATTACGGGGAAATCAAAAGTAGATCTAATACTGCAGTTGCAATAGGAGAAGGGGCAACTTTTATAAATGAAGAATCAGGTATTATTTCAGCATGGGGGTCATATGGAATATATGCAAGCCAAGGCGGATATGCGAGAAATAATGGGAGAATCGAAGGGGCTGATAAGGCTGTATATGTAACAATGGGAGGGACTTTTATAAATGAAGAGAGAGGTGTTATCTCGAATAGTGGAAATTATGGTATTGATGCATCAAAGTCTAATATAGAAAATAAGGGTATAATCGAAAATGGCGGTAATTATGGAATGATTGGAAATGATGGATATACGATGAATTCCGGAGAAATAATAAATAATGGATCTTATGGGATGGTAACACAAGCATTGAATGAAAATAGCGAAAGTCTAAATTCTGGATTAGTTAAAAACAATGGGAAGTATGGTGTACAGGTATTAGCATCAAATAAGAAAACTGTATTATTTGAAAATACTGAAACAGGGATAATTGCAAATAAAGGAGATTATGGGATATATGTATCTATCAGCAGTGACGGTGAAGTTGTAAATAACGGATTAATACAAAATACAGGTAATTATGGAATATATTCTGCTTCCGGAGGTAATTCAGAAATAATAAATAATGGGACTATACATTTGACAGGTGATAATAAAACCGGAGTATATGTATCAAATAGTGATTTTACAAATAACGGAGTTATACAAATAGATGGGAACAATGCTACAGGAATAAAAGCAGAAAATAACAGTATAGTAAGAATAGGGCAGGACTCACAGATTATTCTTAACGGAAATGATCCTATAACTCAGGCAAATACTGACTTTTCGAATCCTGATAGTAATACTAATTCAGGAGGAAAAGCTTATGATCTGGATGCTACTTCTACATTGATAAATGCAGGAACTATAGTAAGTTCAGGAAACTTTACTGTAGAAGATAATGGGAAATTCGTACTTGATACTGATACAGGAGGAATAGAGGCGGCTACACTGAATCTCGAAGGAGATATGTATGTGAATGCTGAAGGAACAACAGATTCCTCTGAGAACAGCTATGTATTTGACAGTATAAATGTGCATAATGTAACGGGAGCAGGAAATGTAGTATCAGATTCTTATCTCTTTACAGCGTCTATGCAGCAGAAAACAGACGACTACAGTATAATATTAGAAAGAAAAAATTTCGGAGATGTATTTAAAGGAGAGCTTGGTAATGTGCTGGAAAAAAATTACTTAGGTTCAGAAAATAATTCAGAACAAAACAAGTTGTATAATTCTTTAAAGAAAAATGTAACATCAGAGGCAAAAGCCAAAACAGCAGAACAGGAAATAACAGGAGCAAGTCTTACAGCAAATCTTGCATATCAGCAGTTTGAGCAGAACAAAATGCTTGAAGACGGAATATTTGAATTACTGGACAGAAAATCGAATGTAGATCACGGGCTGTATCTGAATTTTCTTGGAGGAAAGACAAAGGCAGATACAAAGGAAAATGCTCTTGGATTTGATGAAGACAGTTACGGATTTACAGCAGGGATAATGAAAAAAGTGGGAGAAAGTACATCAATAGGAGGTTTTGTAGGATATCTTGATTCAGATATAGATTACAAAGACAGCGGAGAATCAAACCAAAGCACAAATACATGGACAGTAAAAGGAGCATTGGAACAGGAAATAACAGATAAGTTAGTATGGACTAGCACTTTAGGGTATAACATTTCGTCAACAGATACAAAAAGAAAAATAACATATGATAATTCAAATAAAGAAGTAAAAGGAGACTTTGATTCATGGTCAGTGAATGGGAGGACAGAATTAAAATATACATATGATATAACAGACAGAATAAACTTAAAACCAATGCTGGGAATAAGTTTAGACTATTTATCGCAGGACGGATACAGTGAAAAAGGTATTGGCTATAATCTGAATGTGGATTCGGCAGATGCATTATTCAGTGAGACCGGAGGTGGGCTTGGAGTCGGAAATATCGCTGTTTAG
- the nrdF gene encoding class 1b ribonucleoside-diphosphate reductase subunit beta, with protein MEKYTAVNWNTPENDYVEMFWEQNLKQFWIDTEYIPSKDIDSWNSLEQEMREAYKKALGGLTLLDTLQSHTGMPKVIDHIDSLQNKSVLSYMCMMETIHAKSYSTIFTTVATTPEINEIFNWVQENEYLQFKARTIDSYYRKLDKKDATDEEIFMALSSSVLLETFLFYSGFFLPLWLAGQGQMVASCDIIKKIIADESIHGVFVGLLAQEFFKKFSPEDQKRIEKNLKDLMYMLYENELKYTDEVYTEIGLSGDVKEYIRYNANKALMNLGFGEEFEIKEVNPIVLNGLNVETTQHDFFSKKSTNYEKALEIVHLHDDDFDFGVETDLDI; from the coding sequence ATGGAAAAATACACTGCGGTTAACTGGAACACACCGGAAAATGATTATGTAGAGATGTTTTGGGAGCAGAACCTGAAACAATTCTGGATAGATACTGAATATATTCCTTCAAAGGATATAGATTCATGGAATTCACTGGAACAGGAAATGAGAGAGGCATATAAGAAAGCACTCGGCGGTCTTACACTGCTTGACACATTACAGAGTCACACAGGAATGCCGAAAGTGATAGATCATATAGATTCGCTTCAGAATAAATCTGTGCTGTCTTATATGTGTATGATGGAAACTATTCATGCGAAATCGTATTCAACAATATTTACAACAGTGGCAACGACTCCTGAAATAAATGAAATATTTAACTGGGTACAGGAAAATGAATATTTGCAGTTTAAGGCAAGAACAATAGATTCCTACTACAGAAAGCTGGATAAAAAAGATGCTACTGATGAGGAAATATTTATGGCACTGAGTTCATCAGTTCTGCTTGAAACATTCTTATTCTACAGCGGATTTTTTCTTCCTCTGTGGCTGGCAGGGCAGGGACAGATGGTAGCAAGCTGTGATATAATCAAGAAAATAATAGCAGATGAGTCAATACACGGAGTATTCGTAGGACTTCTCGCACAGGAATTTTTTAAAAAATTTAGTCCCGAAGATCAAAAAAGAATAGAGAAAAATCTGAAAGATCTTATGTATATGTTATACGAAAATGAACTAAAGTATACTGACGAAGTTTATACAGAAATAGGATTATCAGGAGATGTAAAAGAGTATATCAGATATAATGCCAACAAAGCACTGATGAATCTGGGATTCGGGGAAGAATTCGAGATAAAGGAAGTAAACCCGATAGTATTAAACGGTCTTAATGTAGAGACTACACAACATGATTTTTTCTCTAAAAAATCTACAAATTATGAAAAAGCATTAGAAATAGTACATTTACATGATGATGATTTTGATTTTGGTGTAGAAACTGATTTAGATATATAA